In the Rhizobium sp. CB3090 genome, one interval contains:
- a CDS encoding aminotransferase class I/II-fold pyridoxal phosphate-dependent enzyme, whose protein sequence is MTQDANDTPPGDKKSSLLEQMRRANESSGRNRVERLNRQPQQPIRQALRFEDLPEYKRVMTQKIAGEMAGITNPFYRSHDTAAGATTKMGGREFVNFASYDYLATNTDPLVAARAKEAIDRFGISASASRLVAGERPVHVELEQQLAKLYGVDAAVCFVSGYLTNVATIGCLLGPQDLVVHDEFIHNSALAGIKLSGAARRLFKHNDAENLESILKTLSSDFRRILVIVEGIYSMDGDVADLPALLKLKARYGFWLMVDEAHALGILGEKGLGTFEHFGVDPREVDIWMGTLSKTTSSCGGYIAGSRALADILKAEAGGFVYSVGLAPVLASAAMAGLQILESEPERAARLRRNGNLFLQCAREAGLDTGLSLGFSVVPVIVGDSLRAVQLSNDLLSEGVNVLPIIHPAVPEGMARLRFFITCNHTEEQIRRSVAVTAQRLQDLQDRNFGLASIDMEKVMQLLPVRQASGKP, encoded by the coding sequence ATGACGCAGGATGCCAATGATACCCCGCCCGGCGATAAGAAAAGCAGCCTGCTGGAGCAGATGCGCCGTGCCAATGAATCCTCCGGACGCAATCGAGTGGAGCGGTTGAACAGGCAACCGCAGCAGCCGATTCGCCAAGCCCTGCGCTTTGAGGATTTGCCGGAATACAAGCGCGTCATGACGCAGAAGATTGCCGGCGAGATGGCTGGCATTACCAATCCCTTCTACCGCTCGCATGATACTGCCGCCGGTGCGACGACAAAGATGGGCGGGAGGGAATTCGTCAATTTCGCCTCCTACGACTATCTGGCTACCAATACCGACCCGCTCGTGGCAGCCCGTGCCAAGGAAGCTATCGATCGTTTTGGCATCTCTGCCTCGGCCAGCCGCCTTGTTGCCGGCGAGCGGCCGGTGCATGTCGAGCTGGAGCAACAGCTCGCCAAGCTCTATGGCGTTGATGCCGCCGTCTGTTTCGTCAGCGGCTATCTGACCAATGTGGCGACCATCGGCTGTTTGCTGGGACCGCAGGATCTCGTCGTTCATGACGAGTTCATCCACAACAGCGCCCTTGCCGGCATCAAGCTTTCCGGCGCGGCGCGGCGCCTGTTCAAGCACAATGACGCCGAAAATCTAGAAAGCATCCTAAAGACGCTGTCTTCCGACTTTCGCCGCATCCTCGTCATTGTCGAAGGCATCTATTCCATGGACGGCGATGTCGCCGATCTCCCGGCGCTGTTGAAACTGAAGGCCCGCTACGGCTTCTGGCTGATGGTGGACGAGGCCCATGCGCTTGGCATACTCGGCGAAAAAGGCCTCGGCACCTTCGAACATTTCGGCGTCGATCCGCGCGAGGTCGACATCTGGATGGGTACGCTTTCGAAGACGACATCAAGCTGTGGCGGCTATATCGCCGGCAGTCGTGCGCTTGCCGATATCCTGAAGGCGGAGGCGGGCGGCTTCGTCTATAGCGTCGGCCTTGCCCCCGTTCTGGCTTCAGCGGCCATGGCCGGCCTGCAAATCCTGGAATCCGAACCGGAGAGAGCTGCCCGGCTAAGGCGCAACGGCAATCTTTTCCTGCAATGCGCTCGGGAAGCCGGCCTCGATACTGGTTTGAGCCTCGGCTTTTCCGTCGTTCCCGTCATCGTCGGCGATTCGCTGCGAGCGGTGCAGCTTTCCAATGATCTGCTGAGTGAAGGCGTCAATGTGCTGCCCATCATTCATCCGGCCGTGCCGGAAGGCATGGCCCGCCTACGCTTTTTCATCACCTGCAATCATACCGAAGAGCAAATCCGCCGTTCCGTCGCTGTCACCGCGCAGAGACTTCAAGATTTGCAGGATCGGAATTTCGGCTTGGCGTCCATCGATATGGAAAAGGTGATGCAGTTGTTGCCGGTGCGTCAGGCTAGCGGAAAGCCATAA
- a CDS encoding type I polyketide synthase, with protein MTVEIIGRASIAPGAGSIEELQLVLKEGRCTVSRIPDERWDLARFWHPVVGTQGKTYSYAAGVMADIYAFDPAVFGLSQREAMQMDPQQRILLNLVWRALEDANLPVDSFEGERVGVYVGASSLDHGNLTAEDPASGSPYFMTGNTLSIVSNRISHIFGLRGPSMTIDTACSSSLVALDQAVRALECGDIDTAIVGGVNLLLHPLSFVGFSQARMLSPEGLCRAYDDNGHGYVRAEGGAAIILRRTDRALRERDRSHARIHAVGVNSSGRTNGISLPSRDAQAALLRSIYEGQNIDVDRVAFIEGHGTGTKVGDPAEIWAIGDVIGRNRRAPVPVGSIKSNIGHTEPASGLFGLLKAMIALENNFLPASLHFEQPNETIDFEGLNVRVNTSAIELLPAKRPRFAGINSFGFGGTNAHVVISDPDPVAPPVPQLRGEGAIFTVSAHTATALSKLLEDYRSRIESAEPKEARQIIASAAANREPMRHRFAAKAKDSAAVLAAIDAHLGGENSVGEVGEAPAQAVKIAFVFSGNGSQWVGMGVEAYRENSHFRQCFQSFSALFEYYLGLKLTDILVSSDLSLRLADTKIAQPLLFAIQASLSDCFSALGVKPDAVLGHSVGEIAAAYAAKALTAAEAVAIVAKRSLHQDLLAGEGRMAAVVLNEDAALAFAKSHDLHNICIAAINAPNSITISGPVHEIEAFKEAARKSQIVAHILDINYPFHHPIIDRAKEAFLADLPDVAPDAGVGTFISTVTGAVCDGRVLDAQYWWRNVRDPVLFKSACQAAMAMGCNLFIEIAPRPILLNYVTEIAKQASVQAVVIPTLLREPGLAGRDPVSQAFARAVAHGAPALRSRGSATRNAFVKLPPLPFEPVELRSQPTTDEIDIFGRDGKSPYTLLGWRTDPNASTWKNHLDAHLFAGLAEHVVDGKSILPGSGFIEIAVTAVQRYYQTDAVEIGNLEIVRPLELRQDRMMELSTILSPETGDIEIRSRERLSNDDWTVHAVARGRKSIGKDYAEGQATWRLEEQKSVLTSEKTYEMAERFGLQYGPRFQLLSKAVAFGRNVIEVDLKPAAAPTHPFVTFNLNPMSIDAAFHGLVALFDQLSGDEAGAPYIPVRFGTVRVAGKRKPVVKAVIEIDRFSKNSIKARFRMFGGDGDEIAVFDDCRFRRTYLRRHTTLDSVAFHYETVPSTIFRGRSASDVVVPDASVLRRLDGNHSLNNATLLLDAAIYRACHETALAIAARDGALSLSNLPDDPEFRPFLINCLYILEDAGIASAVDGGWHIPLDFTLPTVSEVLQELYREDAGRVAEAILVNNAYRETLERLAAVHKYVLGQQRAETIAHAAGGATLEHVLVHSPLSSRRLSLIAEALMATVEANPGSIGHILEAGSTSTAFSQRLAAIAAGAGASLIIAEPREQVRRALEIAFEGAAHVTVAEPGKLADQPLADVIIACGDQSQRLLSHDEDLKAAIRGAAARGAQLLFADRAPSVFNDFAFGLSEGWFAGSQSPEFPIGRLGTLQQVEDILAMLGFGKAQAEEQVFPEGGLITAAAASERQIEDEPALSRTNAPLLVLSERGEGIGFSDMQVIAVGIGAGSSNLAGVLASHHPRRILYVAEREGGRSPSDLSRMRLEVFRELADALTRYAEGDRPRLVIVAPGGSPLAKGRIDSANAGLWAFARVLQNEYDGFDVHLLDAETDDERAIAAIETLLFTESNNGEWVLDRVTGDIREIRAVAGPFGVAETNRRDVAAATIRQHTSGRLDSVVWEEADLPAPSDDEVIIAVEATGLNFRDVMWAMGLLPEEALEDGFAGATIGMEFAGRVLQTGSDVGDLQPGDKVMGIGPAAFSTHVRVRRDGVTRLPETMDTLAAATVPVAFLTAYYAMVELGRIQPDETILIHGAAGGVGLAALQIAKLKGAKVIATAGTVEKRRFLQMLGVDHVLDSRSLDFVAGVRHITRGEGVDLVLNSLFSEAMERSIELVKPFGRFLELGKRDYYSDRKIGLRPFRRNISYFGIDADQLLVNAPALTKRIFTEIGQLFADHKLTPLPYRAFGYDEIGSAFRLMQNAGHIGKIVVRPPVLGVDSVLPAPAKSLRLDPAGIFLVAGGIGGFGLAAADWLVSKGARRIALCSRRGVADEETLKTVGEWEKRGVTATLHACDITDEVAVETLLGSLRAEGALRGIIHAAMVLDDALLANLTPERNRPVIDVKVRGADNLHRLTEKDDLELFLLFSSATTMLGNPGQANYVAANGYLEGLARARRAAGLPALAVGFGAIADKGFLARNIEVNELLSKRIGKAALKARDALEQVERYMLADTGKIDAAAVMIAEIDWSAARMLPIAARSLFEPLMRQAGDHQSLNDGDIIDLAQLIKGKSEDEAQGALHEIVASEIAAILRVTEDTITPDKVLKDIGLDSLMAMELGMSFQQKTGFDIPLSGIGEGTTVSDVVSRLRDRVMNRGGAEAEGSAAGDDQVVSRLVQSHSLQSPQKRAAQS; from the coding sequence ATGACGGTTGAAATTATCGGGCGGGCGAGTATTGCCCCGGGGGCGGGTTCGATTGAAGAGCTGCAGCTCGTCCTCAAGGAAGGACGTTGCACGGTTAGCCGGATCCCCGATGAACGCTGGGATCTCGCGCGTTTTTGGCACCCCGTCGTCGGCACGCAAGGAAAGACTTATAGTTACGCCGCCGGTGTCATGGCGGATATCTACGCTTTTGACCCGGCAGTCTTCGGCCTCTCGCAGCGCGAGGCGATGCAGATGGATCCGCAGCAGCGCATTCTTCTGAATCTCGTCTGGCGGGCTTTAGAAGATGCGAACTTGCCCGTCGACAGTTTCGAAGGTGAAAGGGTCGGCGTCTATGTGGGCGCTTCCTCGCTCGACCATGGCAATCTCACCGCCGAAGACCCGGCCTCCGGTAGCCCGTATTTTATGACGGGCAACACGCTCTCGATCGTCTCCAACCGCATTTCGCATATTTTTGGCCTGCGTGGCCCAAGCATGACGATCGATACGGCCTGTTCGTCTTCGCTCGTGGCGCTCGACCAGGCGGTGAGGGCGCTGGAATGCGGCGATATCGATACGGCGATCGTCGGCGGCGTCAACCTTCTGCTTCATCCGCTCTCCTTCGTCGGCTTTTCCCAGGCGCGCATGCTGTCGCCGGAAGGGCTTTGCCGTGCCTACGATGACAACGGCCACGGCTACGTTCGTGCGGAAGGCGGCGCGGCTATCATCCTGCGTAGGACCGATCGCGCTTTGCGCGAAAGGGACCGCAGTCATGCGCGTATCCACGCTGTCGGGGTGAATTCGTCCGGCCGTACGAATGGGATTTCGTTGCCCTCGCGCGATGCACAGGCCGCTTTGCTGCGTTCGATCTACGAAGGGCAAAACATCGACGTCGATCGGGTTGCCTTCATCGAAGGTCATGGTACGGGAACCAAGGTCGGCGATCCCGCCGAGATCTGGGCGATCGGCGATGTCATCGGCCGGAACCGCCGGGCGCCAGTGCCCGTCGGCTCGATCAAATCCAATATCGGCCATACCGAGCCCGCGTCCGGGCTCTTTGGCCTGCTGAAGGCGATGATTGCGCTGGAGAATAATTTCCTGCCGGCATCGCTGCATTTCGAGCAGCCGAATGAAACCATCGATTTCGAAGGATTGAACGTTCGGGTCAATACATCGGCCATTGAGCTCCTTCCGGCCAAACGGCCACGCTTTGCCGGCATCAATTCCTTCGGTTTCGGCGGCACGAATGCCCATGTCGTCATCAGCGATCCTGATCCGGTCGCTCCACCCGTACCTCAGTTGCGGGGCGAAGGCGCGATTTTCACGGTAAGCGCCCATACGGCTACGGCGCTCTCGAAGCTGCTCGAAGACTACCGGAGCCGCATCGAGAGTGCAGAGCCTAAGGAGGCCCGGCAGATCATCGCGTCCGCCGCTGCCAATCGCGAACCGATGCGCCATCGTTTCGCAGCCAAGGCCAAAGACAGTGCCGCAGTGCTCGCGGCGATCGATGCGCATCTTGGCGGTGAAAATTCCGTCGGTGAAGTCGGCGAAGCGCCGGCGCAGGCGGTCAAGATCGCTTTCGTCTTTTCCGGTAACGGCTCGCAATGGGTGGGCATGGGCGTCGAGGCCTATCGGGAAAACAGCCATTTCCGGCAATGTTTTCAGTCATTCAGCGCGCTCTTCGAATATTATCTCGGCTTGAAGCTCACGGATATTCTGGTTTCCTCCGATTTATCCCTGCGGCTCGCCGACACCAAGATCGCGCAGCCTCTGCTTTTTGCAATTCAAGCTTCGCTGTCGGACTGCTTTTCGGCGTTGGGCGTGAAGCCTGATGCCGTTCTCGGCCACTCCGTCGGTGAAATTGCCGCTGCCTATGCTGCCAAAGCGCTGACGGCTGCCGAGGCGGTCGCCATCGTCGCCAAGCGCTCGCTGCATCAGGATCTTCTTGCCGGAGAAGGCAGGATGGCTGCGGTCGTTCTCAACGAGGACGCAGCACTCGCCTTCGCCAAATCGCACGATCTCCACAACATCTGCATCGCAGCGATCAACGCGCCGAATTCGATAACGATTTCCGGCCCTGTCCATGAGATCGAAGCATTCAAGGAGGCGGCCCGCAAGTCGCAGATCGTCGCGCATATTCTCGACATCAACTATCCCTTCCATCATCCAATCATCGATCGTGCGAAGGAAGCCTTTCTGGCCGATCTGCCTGATGTCGCGCCGGATGCCGGCGTCGGCACCTTCATTTCGACGGTGACCGGCGCCGTCTGTGACGGTCGCGTGCTGGACGCACAATATTGGTGGCGTAACGTCCGCGATCCCGTGCTTTTCAAGAGTGCTTGTCAGGCGGCGATGGCGATGGGGTGCAACCTCTTCATTGAAATTGCCCCGCGTCCGATCCTGTTGAATTATGTGACTGAAATCGCCAAGCAGGCGTCCGTCCAGGCGGTTGTGATACCGACATTGCTGCGGGAGCCAGGGCTCGCCGGCCGCGATCCGGTTTCGCAGGCCTTTGCGCGTGCTGTCGCGCATGGCGCGCCGGCGCTGCGTTCGCGCGGCAGCGCCACCCGCAACGCCTTCGTCAAGCTGCCGCCTTTGCCGTTCGAGCCCGTGGAGTTGCGTTCGCAGCCGACGACGGACGAAATCGACATTTTCGGCCGCGACGGTAAGAGCCCCTACACCTTGCTCGGCTGGCGGACGGACCCCAACGCCTCCACCTGGAAGAACCATCTGGATGCGCATCTCTTCGCGGGCCTCGCCGAACATGTCGTCGACGGCAAGTCGATCCTGCCAGGCAGTGGTTTCATTGAGATCGCCGTCACGGCGGTTCAGCGATATTATCAAACCGATGCGGTTGAGATCGGCAACCTCGAAATCGTCAGGCCTCTGGAACTGCGCCAGGACAGGATGATGGAACTCTCGACCATCCTTTCCCCGGAGACCGGTGACATCGAGATCCGCTCGCGTGAGCGGCTGAGCAACGACGACTGGACTGTTCATGCAGTCGCGCGTGGCCGCAAGTCGATCGGAAAGGACTATGCCGAGGGGCAAGCCACATGGCGGCTCGAAGAGCAGAAATCCGTCCTGACGTCCGAGAAGACCTATGAGATGGCGGAGCGTTTCGGGCTGCAATATGGTCCGCGTTTCCAGCTTCTGTCGAAAGCTGTCGCCTTCGGGCGCAACGTCATTGAAGTGGACCTCAAGCCGGCTGCGGCGCCCACCCATCCGTTCGTGACCTTCAACCTCAATCCGATGTCGATCGATGCGGCGTTCCACGGTCTCGTCGCGCTCTTCGATCAACTGTCAGGGGACGAGGCTGGAGCTCCCTATATCCCGGTTCGTTTCGGCACCGTGCGGGTCGCCGGCAAGAGAAAACCGGTTGTCAAAGCGGTCATAGAGATCGATCGGTTCAGCAAGAATTCGATCAAGGCCCGTTTTCGGATGTTCGGCGGCGATGGCGATGAGATTGCCGTTTTCGACGATTGCCGCTTCCGCCGCACCTATCTGCGCCGGCACACGACGCTCGATTCCGTCGCCTTCCACTATGAGACCGTGCCATCGACGATTTTTAGAGGTCGATCAGCATCCGACGTGGTGGTGCCGGATGCTTCGGTGCTGCGCCGCCTCGACGGAAATCATTCGCTCAATAATGCGACCCTGCTTCTCGATGCGGCGATCTACCGGGCATGTCACGAGACCGCCCTGGCGATCGCAGCCAGAGACGGAGCGCTCTCGCTTTCAAACCTTCCCGACGATCCGGAATTCCGGCCGTTTCTGATCAACTGCCTCTATATTCTGGAGGATGCCGGCATTGCTTCGGCTGTTGACGGCGGATGGCATATTCCGCTCGATTTTACCTTGCCCACGGTGAGCGAAGTCCTGCAGGAGCTTTATCGCGAGGATGCCGGCCGGGTTGCCGAAGCAATTCTTGTCAACAATGCCTATCGCGAAACCCTGGAGCGTCTGGCCGCCGTCCATAAGTATGTGCTTGGCCAACAGCGGGCCGAGACAATAGCTCATGCGGCTGGAGGAGCGACGCTGGAGCACGTGCTCGTTCACTCGCCCTTGAGCAGCAGGCGGCTTTCATTGATTGCTGAGGCGCTGATGGCTACCGTCGAGGCCAATCCCGGCAGCATCGGGCACATTTTGGAAGCGGGTTCGACATCCACGGCCTTCAGCCAGCGGTTGGCAGCGATCGCCGCCGGCGCCGGCGCGAGTCTGATCATAGCCGAGCCGCGAGAGCAGGTTCGCCGCGCGCTCGAAATCGCCTTTGAAGGAGCTGCGCATGTCACCGTCGCGGAGCCCGGCAAGCTTGCCGATCAGCCGCTCGCCGACGTTATCATCGCATGTGGTGATCAGAGCCAGCGTCTTCTATCGCACGACGAGGACCTGAAGGCGGCCATCCGCGGCGCTGCGGCGCGTGGTGCGCAACTCCTTTTTGCCGATCGCGCGCCGAGCGTCTTCAACGATTTTGCCTTCGGCCTGTCGGAAGGATGGTTCGCCGGCAGTCAGTCGCCTGAATTCCCGATCGGCCGATTGGGTACGTTGCAGCAGGTCGAGGATATCCTCGCAATGCTCGGTTTCGGCAAGGCGCAGGCCGAGGAGCAGGTTTTCCCGGAAGGGGGGCTGATCACCGCAGCGGCTGCATCGGAACGTCAAATCGAAGATGAGCCTGCTCTGTCCCGCACCAACGCGCCGCTTTTGGTTCTGTCCGAGCGCGGGGAGGGCATCGGTTTTTCCGATATGCAGGTGATCGCTGTCGGTATCGGGGCAGGATCTTCGAACCTCGCCGGTGTCCTGGCGTCCCATCATCCGCGCCGAATTCTCTATGTGGCGGAACGGGAGGGCGGTCGCAGCCCGTCCGATCTGTCGCGGATGCGGCTTGAGGTGTTCAGAGAGCTGGCCGACGCACTTACCAGATATGCGGAGGGCGACAGACCGCGCCTTGTCATCGTGGCTCCGGGCGGTTCGCCGCTCGCCAAGGGCCGGATTGATAGCGCCAATGCTGGATTGTGGGCCTTCGCGCGCGTGCTGCAGAACGAATATGACGGCTTCGACGTACATCTCCTTGACGCCGAAACGGACGACGAGCGGGCGATTGCGGCCATCGAGACCCTTCTTTTCACCGAGAGCAATAACGGGGAGTGGGTGCTCGACAGGGTAACCGGCGATATCCGTGAAATCCGGGCCGTAGCGGGTCCTTTCGGGGTGGCCGAGACGAACCGCCGCGACGTTGCCGCGGCGACCATCCGGCAACATACGAGCGGCCGGCTGGACAGCGTCGTTTGGGAAGAGGCGGATTTGCCGGCACCGTCAGACGACGAGGTCATCATTGCCGTCGAAGCGACCGGCCTCAATTTCCGCGACGTCATGTGGGCGATGGGCCTGTTGCCGGAAGAGGCGCTGGAGGATGGGTTTGCCGGCGCCACGATCGGCATGGAGTTCGCCGGCCGCGTGCTGCAGACCGGCTCTGATGTCGGTGATCTCCAGCCAGGCGACAAGGTCATGGGCATCGGTCCGGCTGCGTTTTCGACCCATGTGCGCGTGCGCCGGGACGGCGTCACCAGGTTGCCGGAGACGATGGACACGCTCGCCGCAGCCACGGTGCCCGTTGCCTTCCTGACCGCCTATTACGCTATGGTCGAGCTCGGGCGCATCCAGCCGGACGAAACCATCCTGATCCACGGTGCCGCCGGCGGCGTCGGCCTTGCTGCGCTGCAGATCGCCAAGCTCAAGGGGGCCAAGGTCATCGCCACCGCCGGCACGGTCGAGAAGCGCCGTTTCCTTCAAATGCTCGGCGTCGACCATGTGCTCGATTCCCGTTCGCTGGATTTCGTCGCGGGCGTTCGCCACATTACCCGGGGCGAAGGCGTCGATCTCGTGCTGAATTCGCTGTTCTCCGAAGCGATGGAGCGGAGCATCGAGCTGGTCAAACCGTTCGGGCGGTTCCTGGAACTGGGTAAGCGCGATTATTATTCCGACCGCAAGATCGGGCTGCGCCCTTTCCGCCGCAATATCAGCTATTTCGGCATCGACGCTGACCAATTGCTGGTCAACGCTCCCGCCTTGACGAAGCGGATCTTTACGGAAATCGGTCAGCTCTTCGCCGATCACAAGCTGACACCGTTGCCTTACCGTGCCTTTGGCTATGACGAAATCGGCAGCGCTTTCCGCTTGATGCAGAACGCCGGTCACATCGGCAAGATCGTCGTTCGTCCGCCCGTTCTTGGGGTCGATTCTGTCTTGCCGGCTCCGGCCAAGTCGCTGCGGCTCGATCCCGCCGGTATTTTCCTCGTGGCGGGCGGTATCGGCGGTTTCGGTCTCGCGGCAGCCGATTGGCTGGTATCCAAGGGCGCGCGCCGCATCGCACTGTGCTCGCGTCGGGGTGTCGCTGACGAGGAGACGCTGAAGACCGTGGGCGAATGGGAGAAGAGAGGCGTCACGGCAACGCTGCACGCCTGCGATATCACCGATGAGGTCGCTGTCGAGACGCTGCTTGGCTCTCTTCGCGCCGAGGGCGCGCTAAGAGGCATCATCCACGCCGCCATGGTCCTGGACGATGCACTTCTCGCCAACCTGACGCCGGAGCGCAATCGGCCGGTCATCGACGTTAAGGTCCGAGGCGCCGACAATCTTCATCGATTGACTGAGAAAGATGACCTCGAGCTGTTCCTGCTGTTTTCGTCGGCGACGACGATGCTCGGCAATCCGGGCCAGGCGAATTATGTCGCCGCAAACGGCTACCTTGAGGGTTTGGCGCGCGCACGCCGCGCCGCCGGTCTGCCGGCGCTCGCCGTCGGCTTCGGCGCCATCGCGGACAAAGGATTTCTTGCCCGCAATATCGAGGTCAACGAACTCTTGTCCAAGCGTATCGGCAAAGCGGCCCTGAAGGCGCGCGATGCGTTGGAGCAGGTCGAACGCTACATGCTTGCCGATACCGGCAAGATCGATGCCGCAGCCGTTATGATCGCCGAAATCGATTGGAGCGCGGCGCGCATGCTGCCGATCGCCGCTCGGTCGCTGTTTGAGCCGCTGATGCGCCAAGCTGGCGATCATCAGTCCCTGAACGATGGCGACATCATCGATCTCGCTCAGTTGATCAAAGGCAAATCCGAGGACGAGGCGCAGGGCGCTTTGCATGAGATCGTCGCCTCGGAAATTGCTGCGATCCTGCGTGTGACCGAAGATACGATTACGCCGGACAAGGTGCTGAAAGATATCGGCCTCGACAGTCTGATGGCGATGGAGCTCGGCATGAGCTTCCAGCAGAAGACGGGTTTCGACATTCCCTTGAGCGGCATCGGAGAGGGGACGACGGTCAGCGATGTTGTCAGCCGCCTGCGTGATCGGGTCATGAATCGCGGTGGCGCGGAGGCCGAGGGTTCGGCGGCGGGCGACGATCAGGTGGTCAGCCGATTGGTCCAAAGCCACTCCCTGCAATCGCCGCAGAAGAGAGCCGCACAGTCATGA
- a CDS encoding SDR family oxidoreductase yields the protein MHIIVTGGSSGIGLAIAKLYATRGDRVSLLARHSGRLEQARIEIAAMSGVDLSRIQIASVDVASANQVSEAVETCEHAFGPCDILIASAGIVEPSAFDIMPATVFEEQIATNLLGTANIVRAVYNGMKTRHAGKIMMISSGAALIGIYGYTAYCASKSALIGFAEALSAEAAVSGIGVSICFPPDTLTPQYSREMSMRPAEAELLMGTVKPWKAEAVAAKIVRGLDRGRTRIHFGLSLTALAYFGPLIKPPLIWWYSRKLRKIIEQG from the coding sequence ATGCATATCATCGTCACCGGAGGCTCAAGCGGAATCGGTCTAGCGATCGCCAAGCTCTATGCCACCAGGGGCGACCGGGTTTCTCTTCTCGCTCGCCACTCCGGGCGTTTGGAACAGGCGCGTATCGAGATTGCGGCGATGTCGGGCGTCGATCTTTCTCGCATCCAGATAGCCTCCGTCGATGTCGCGTCCGCCAATCAAGTTTCTGAGGCCGTTGAGACCTGCGAGCACGCCTTCGGGCCTTGCGACATTCTGATCGCGTCGGCCGGGATCGTAGAACCTTCTGCTTTCGATATCATGCCGGCGACGGTTTTCGAGGAGCAGATTGCCACGAATCTCCTGGGGACGGCGAATATTGTGCGTGCTGTCTACAACGGCATGAAGACCCGTCACGCTGGCAAGATCATGATGATCTCATCCGGCGCTGCTTTGATTGGCATTTACGGCTACACCGCCTATTGCGCTTCCAAGTCGGCATTGATCGGCTTTGCAGAGGCGTTGAGCGCCGAGGCGGCCGTTTCGGGCATTGGTGTCTCCATCTGTTTTCCGCCGGATACGCTCACCCCACAATATAGCCGTGAAATGTCGATGCGACCGGCGGAAGCGGAGCTTCTGATGGGCACGGTCAAGCCGTGGAAAGCGGAAGCCGTGGCGGCAAAAATCGTCCGCGGCCTCGACCGCGGCAGGACCCGAATTCACTTTGGATTGTCGCTGACCGCTCTCGCCTATTTCGGCCCGCTGATAAAGCCGCCGTTGATATGGTGGTATTCCCGCAAGCTTCGAAAAATAATTGAGCAAGGATGA
- a CDS encoding polysaccharide biosynthesis/export family protein translates to MRVGAALLVCVVLAGCNSVSSEGPLAGAIDDDAGQSGAELGRKNVAVFDVVDINSRTARFVSDYVSSALNRRFGIGGPVGRVVIGVGDSLKVTIFEAGADGLFSTAQSKQVSLDIIVQPDGTAAIPYAGTVKFAGKTLEQARQAILAALATKAVEPDVIVTSMGTSSRTVTVSGAVGRPSLVPLDLTGEKITQVIAKAGGPVTQPYETYVTLVRGNRTGTVLLKSIIEHPTEDIYVQPGDQIFLVRDPRTFTLLGAVKGDGRLEFGANDLNLLEAVALGHGAVDEAANAQGFFLFRYEEPEIVQNLLGGARFQELVRKGMVPDSKGRYPIVYKFDMSHPDSLIVGQTFPIKSRDVIYVSRHPSVDIRKFLTLVGAPLNIASQGAATAVNLGQ, encoded by the coding sequence ATTCGCGTAGGGGCGGCGTTACTAGTTTGCGTAGTTCTGGCGGGATGTAATTCCGTCTCGAGCGAAGGGCCGCTGGCCGGTGCGATAGATGATGATGCCGGGCAATCGGGTGCGGAGCTTGGGCGCAAGAATGTGGCGGTCTTCGATGTCGTCGACATAAACAGCCGTACGGCGCGCTTTGTCTCGGATTACGTTTCCAGCGCACTCAACCGCCGATTCGGGATAGGCGGCCCTGTAGGCCGGGTTGTTATCGGCGTCGGCGATTCGCTTAAGGTGACGATCTTCGAGGCAGGTGCCGACGGATTGTTCTCGACGGCCCAGTCGAAGCAGGTATCTTTGGATATTATCGTCCAACCGGATGGGACTGCGGCCATTCCCTATGCCGGCACGGTCAAGTTTGCCGGTAAGACATTGGAACAGGCCCGGCAAGCTATTCTGGCGGCGCTGGCCACCAAGGCCGTCGAACCGGACGTCATCGTGACGAGCATGGGCACATCATCGCGCACCGTGACTGTTTCCGGCGCTGTCGGCCGCCCGTCGCTGGTTCCCTTGGATTTGACCGGCGAAAAGATCACGCAGGTGATTGCCAAGGCAGGTGGTCCCGTCACCCAACCTTACGAGACCTATGTGACGTTGGTTCGCGGCAACAGGACAGGGACAGTTCTGCTGAAATCGATCATCGAACATCCCACTGAAGATATTTACGTTCAGCCTGGCGACCAGATTTTCCTCGTGCGTGATCCCAGGACCTTTACTCTTCTTGGTGCCGTCAAGGGTGACGGACGTCTTGAGTTTGGGGCCAATGACCTGAATCTGCTGGAGGCTGTCGCCCTGGGTCACGGGGCGGTTGATGAAGCCGCCAATGCGCAAGGGTTTTTCCTGTTCCGGTATGAAGAGCCGGAAATCGTTCAGAATCTGCTCGGCGGCGCTCGCTTCCAAGAGCTGGTGCGCAAGGGAATGGTGCCGGATTCCAAGGGACGCTACCCGATCGTCTATAAGTTCGACATGTCGCATCCCGACAGCCTTATCGTCGGCCAGACATTCCCCATCAAGAGCCGCGACGTCATCTATGTATCGCGTCACCCCTCGGTCGATATCAGGAAATTCCTGACGCTTGTCGGCGCACCGCTCAATATAGCCTCCCAGGGCGCTGCGACAGCGGTCAATCTGGGACAATGA